The following are from one region of the Nicotiana tomentosiformis chromosome 7, ASM39032v3, whole genome shotgun sequence genome:
- the LOC104104060 gene encoding protein FAR-RED ELONGATED HYPOCOTYL 3 isoform X1, protein MDIDLRLPSRDHEKEEEEEEQNGIINMLDNVEKMHSDDGMQGMLVVVEEKMHAEDGGDMNTAVANIIEFKEDVNLEPLAGMEFESHGEAYAFYQEYARSMGFNTAIQNSRRSKTSREFIDAKFACSRYGTKREYEKSANRPRSRQGNKQDPENATGRRACAKTDCKASMHVKRRPDGKWIIHRFEKEHNHELLPAQAVSEQTRRMYAAMARQFAEYKNVVGLKSDSKGPFEKGRNSAMEGGDINVLLEFFIQMQSLNSNFFYAVDVGEDQRVRNLFWVDAKARHDYANFSDVVSFDTTYIRNKYKMPLALFVGVNQHYQFMLLGCALVSDESATTFSWVMRTWLKAMGGQAPKTVITDHDQVLKSVISEALPSSLHYFCMWHMLGKVSETLNHVIKQNEKFMAKFEKCIYRSSTDEEFEKRWRKLVDRFDLGEVELIHLLYEDRVKWTPTFMRDAFLAGMSTVQRSESVNSFFDKYVHKKTTVQEFVKQYETILQDRYEEEAKADSDTWNKQPALKSPSPFEKHVAGLYTHTVFKKFQAEVLGAVACIPKREQQDETTITFSVKDYEKDQDFIVTLNEVKSEISCVCHLFEFKGYLCRHALVVLQICGVSSIPLQYILKRWTKDAKSKYSMTDGSEDVQSRVQRYNELCYRAMKLSEEGSLSQESYSFALRALDDAFGSCVTFNNSNKNILEAGTSSAPGLLCVEDDNQSRSMSKTNKKKNSFTKKRKVNSEPDVLAVGAADSLQQMDKLNSRPVTLDGYFGPQQSVQGMVQLNLMAPTRDNYYGNQQTIQGLGQLNSIAPTHDGYYGAQPTMHGLGQMDFFRAPSFPYGIRDEPNVRSAQLHDEASRHP, encoded by the exons ATGGATATAGATCTTCGGCTTCCTTCTCGAGATCatgaaaaggaagaagaagaagaagaacaaaatgGAATTATAAATATGCTTGACAATGTAGAAAAAATGCACAGTGATGATGGAATGCAGGGGATGCTGGTTGTTGTTGAAGAGAAGATGCATGCAGAAGATGGAGGCGATATGAATACCGCCGTAGCAAATATCATAGAGTTTAAGGAGGATGTAAACCTTGAACCGCTGGCTGGTATGGAATTTGAGTCCCATGGTGAAGCTTATGCCTTTTATCAAGAGTATGCTCGGTCAATGGGATTCAATACAGCCATACAAAACAGCCGTCGCTCAAAGACATCAAGGGAATTCATTGATGCAAAATTTGCTTGTTCTAGATATGGAACGAAACGGGAATATGAGAAGTCTGCAAATCGACCACGTAGTAGACAAGGGAACAAGCAGGATCCAGAAAATGCTACTGGTCGGCGAGCATGTGCAAAGACAGATTGCAAAGCAAGTATGCATGTGAAAAGAAGACCCGATGGGAAATGGATCATTCATAGATTCGAGAAAGAACATAATCATGAACTTTTACCAGCCCAAGCTGTCAGTGAACAAACAAGAAGGATGTATGCCGCAATGGCAAGGCAGTTTGCTGAATACAAAAATGTTGTTGGTCTGAAAAGTGACTCAAAAGGTCCATTTGAGAAAGGTCGAAATTCAGCAATGGAAGGGGGAGACATAAACGTTTTGCTGGAGTTTTTCATTCAGATGCAAAGTCttaattccaacttcttttaTGCTGTTGATGTGGGTGAAGATCAACGTGTGAGGAACTTATTCTGGGTTGATGCCAAAGCCAGGCATGACTATGCAAATTTCAGTGATGTTGTGTCTTTTGATACTACCTACATCAGAAACAAGTACAAAATGCCCCTGGCTCTTTTTGTTGGGGTCAATCAGCATTATCAGTTCATGCTACTTGGATGCGCTTTGGTTTCTGATGAGAGTGCCACAACATTTTCTTGGGTAATGCGGACATGGTTGAAGGCAATGGGTGGTCAAGCTCCCAAGACAGTGATCACAGATCATGACCAGGTATTGAAGTCAGTCATTTCAGAGGCTTTGCCATCATCCCTCCATTATTTCTGTATGTGGCATATGCTGGGAAAGGTGTCCGAAACGCTGAATCATGTCATTAAACAGAACGAAAAGTTTATGGCAAAGTTTGAGAAATGTATTTACAGGTCATCGACAGATGAGGAGTTTGAAAAGAGGTGGAGGAAACTAGTTGATAGATTTGATCTCGGAGAAGTTGAATTGATTCATTTACTCTATGAAGATCGTGTGAAATGGACCCCTACATTTATGAGAGATGCATTTTTAGCGGGAATGTCAACGGTTCAACGATCAGAGAGTGTGAACTCTTTCTTTGACAAATATGTACATAAGAAAACCACTGTCCAGGAGTTTGTAAAGCAATATGAAACAATATTACAAGATAGGTATGAGGAGGAGGCAAAAGCAGATTCTGATACATGGAACAAACAACCTGCTTTGAAGTCTCCATCACCATTCGAGAAGCATGTGGCAGGGCTTTATACACACACTGTATTTAAGAAATTCCAGGCTGAGGTTTTGGGTGCAGTTGCTTGTATTCCTAAAAGAGAGCAGCAAGATGAGACAACCATAACATTTAGTGTTAAAGATTATGAGAAGGATCAAGATTTCATTGTTACGTTGAATGAAGTGAAGTCAGAAATATCTTGTGTATGTCATTTGTTTGAATTTAAAGGCTACCTTTGTAGACATGCATTGGTAGTTCTCCAAATATGTGGTGTTTCCTCTATCCCATTACAATATATTTTGAAGCGATGGACAAAAGATGCCAAGAGCAAGTACTCTATGACAGATGGATCTGAAGATGTGCAGTCAAGGGTCCAGAGATATAATGAGCTATGCTATAGGGCGATGAAATTGAGTGAAGAAGGGTCATTATCCCAAGAGAGCTATAGTTTTGCTCTTCGTGCACTTGATGATGCTTTTGGGAGTTGTGTGACCTTtaataactcaaataagaatATCTTAGAAGCTGGCACATCATCAGCTCCTGGTCTTCTCTGTGTTGAAGACGATaaccaaagtaggagtatgagCAAGACAAACAAGAAGAAGAATAGTTTTACTAAGAAACGGAAG GTGAACTCGGAGCCAGATGTTTTGGCTGTTGGCGCAGCAGACAGCTTACAACAAATG GACAAATTGAACTCCAGACCTGTGACTCTTGATGGCTATTTTGGTCCGCAACAAAGTGTTCAAGGAATG GTACAGTTGAACTTAATGGCACCAACTCGGGATAACTACTATGGAAACCAACAGACTATTCAGGGCCTT GGACAGTTGAATTCTATAGCTCCTACACATGATGGCTATTATGGTGCTCAGCCAACAATGCATGGGCTG GGGCAAATGGACTTTTTTCGCGCTCCAAGTTTCCCATATGGCATTCGG GACGAACCCAATGTAAGATCTGCTCAATTGCACGACGAAGCATCCAGACATCCTTGA
- the LOC104104060 gene encoding protein FAR-RED ELONGATED HYPOCOTYL 3 isoform X2 → MDIDLRLPSRDHEKEEEEEEQNGIINMLDNVEKMHSDDGMQGMLVVVEEKMHAEDGGDMNTAVANIIEFKEDVNLEPLAGMEFESHGEAYAFYQEYARSMGFNTAIQNSRRSKTSREFIDAKFACSRYGTKREYEKSANRPRSRQGNKQDPENATGRRACAKTDCKASMHVKRRPDGKWIIHRFEKEHNHELLPAQAVSEQTRRMYAAMARQFAEYKNVVGLKSDSKGPFEKGRNSAMEGGDINVLLEFFIQMQSLNSNFFYAVDVGEDQRVRNLFWVDAKARHDYANFSDVVSFDTTYIRNKYKMPLALFVGVNQHYQFMLLGCALVSDESATTFSWVMRTWLKAMGGQAPKTVITDHDQVLKSVISEALPSSLHYFCMWHMLGKVSETLNHVIKQNEKFMAKFEKCIYRSSTDEEFEKRWRKLVDRFDLGEVELIHLLYEDRVKWTPTFMRDAFLAGMSTVQRSESVNSFFDKYVHKKTTVQEFVKQYETILQDRYEEEAKADSDTWNKQPALKSPSPFEKHVAGLYTHTVFKKFQAEVLGAVACIPKREQQDETTITFSVKDYEKDQDFIVTLNEVKSEISCVCHLFEFKGYLCRHALVVLQICGVSSIPLQYILKRWTKDAKSKYSMTDGSEDVQSRVQRYNELCYRAMKLSEEGSLSQESYSFALRALDDAFGSCVTFNNSNKNILEAGTSSAPGLLCVEDDNQSRSMSKTNKKKNSFTKKRKVNSEPDVLAVGAADSLQQMDKLNSRPVTLDGYFGPQQSVQGMVQLNLMAPTRDNYYGNQQTIQGLFCCFLAL, encoded by the exons ATGGATATAGATCTTCGGCTTCCTTCTCGAGATCatgaaaaggaagaagaagaagaagaacaaaatgGAATTATAAATATGCTTGACAATGTAGAAAAAATGCACAGTGATGATGGAATGCAGGGGATGCTGGTTGTTGTTGAAGAGAAGATGCATGCAGAAGATGGAGGCGATATGAATACCGCCGTAGCAAATATCATAGAGTTTAAGGAGGATGTAAACCTTGAACCGCTGGCTGGTATGGAATTTGAGTCCCATGGTGAAGCTTATGCCTTTTATCAAGAGTATGCTCGGTCAATGGGATTCAATACAGCCATACAAAACAGCCGTCGCTCAAAGACATCAAGGGAATTCATTGATGCAAAATTTGCTTGTTCTAGATATGGAACGAAACGGGAATATGAGAAGTCTGCAAATCGACCACGTAGTAGACAAGGGAACAAGCAGGATCCAGAAAATGCTACTGGTCGGCGAGCATGTGCAAAGACAGATTGCAAAGCAAGTATGCATGTGAAAAGAAGACCCGATGGGAAATGGATCATTCATAGATTCGAGAAAGAACATAATCATGAACTTTTACCAGCCCAAGCTGTCAGTGAACAAACAAGAAGGATGTATGCCGCAATGGCAAGGCAGTTTGCTGAATACAAAAATGTTGTTGGTCTGAAAAGTGACTCAAAAGGTCCATTTGAGAAAGGTCGAAATTCAGCAATGGAAGGGGGAGACATAAACGTTTTGCTGGAGTTTTTCATTCAGATGCAAAGTCttaattccaacttcttttaTGCTGTTGATGTGGGTGAAGATCAACGTGTGAGGAACTTATTCTGGGTTGATGCCAAAGCCAGGCATGACTATGCAAATTTCAGTGATGTTGTGTCTTTTGATACTACCTACATCAGAAACAAGTACAAAATGCCCCTGGCTCTTTTTGTTGGGGTCAATCAGCATTATCAGTTCATGCTACTTGGATGCGCTTTGGTTTCTGATGAGAGTGCCACAACATTTTCTTGGGTAATGCGGACATGGTTGAAGGCAATGGGTGGTCAAGCTCCCAAGACAGTGATCACAGATCATGACCAGGTATTGAAGTCAGTCATTTCAGAGGCTTTGCCATCATCCCTCCATTATTTCTGTATGTGGCATATGCTGGGAAAGGTGTCCGAAACGCTGAATCATGTCATTAAACAGAACGAAAAGTTTATGGCAAAGTTTGAGAAATGTATTTACAGGTCATCGACAGATGAGGAGTTTGAAAAGAGGTGGAGGAAACTAGTTGATAGATTTGATCTCGGAGAAGTTGAATTGATTCATTTACTCTATGAAGATCGTGTGAAATGGACCCCTACATTTATGAGAGATGCATTTTTAGCGGGAATGTCAACGGTTCAACGATCAGAGAGTGTGAACTCTTTCTTTGACAAATATGTACATAAGAAAACCACTGTCCAGGAGTTTGTAAAGCAATATGAAACAATATTACAAGATAGGTATGAGGAGGAGGCAAAAGCAGATTCTGATACATGGAACAAACAACCTGCTTTGAAGTCTCCATCACCATTCGAGAAGCATGTGGCAGGGCTTTATACACACACTGTATTTAAGAAATTCCAGGCTGAGGTTTTGGGTGCAGTTGCTTGTATTCCTAAAAGAGAGCAGCAAGATGAGACAACCATAACATTTAGTGTTAAAGATTATGAGAAGGATCAAGATTTCATTGTTACGTTGAATGAAGTGAAGTCAGAAATATCTTGTGTATGTCATTTGTTTGAATTTAAAGGCTACCTTTGTAGACATGCATTGGTAGTTCTCCAAATATGTGGTGTTTCCTCTATCCCATTACAATATATTTTGAAGCGATGGACAAAAGATGCCAAGAGCAAGTACTCTATGACAGATGGATCTGAAGATGTGCAGTCAAGGGTCCAGAGATATAATGAGCTATGCTATAGGGCGATGAAATTGAGTGAAGAAGGGTCATTATCCCAAGAGAGCTATAGTTTTGCTCTTCGTGCACTTGATGATGCTTTTGGGAGTTGTGTGACCTTtaataactcaaataagaatATCTTAGAAGCTGGCACATCATCAGCTCCTGGTCTTCTCTGTGTTGAAGACGATaaccaaagtaggagtatgagCAAGACAAACAAGAAGAAGAATAGTTTTACTAAGAAACGGAAG GTGAACTCGGAGCCAGATGTTTTGGCTGTTGGCGCAGCAGACAGCTTACAACAAATG GACAAATTGAACTCCAGACCTGTGACTCTTGATGGCTATTTTGGTCCGCAACAAAGTGTTCAAGGAATG GTACAGTTGAACTTAATGGCACCAACTCGGGATAACTACTATGGAAACCAACAGACTATTCAGGGCCTT TTCTGTTGTTTTCTTGCCTTGTAA